The Quercus robur chromosome 7, dhQueRobu3.1, whole genome shotgun sequence genome has a segment encoding these proteins:
- the LOC126693318 gene encoding serine carboxypeptidase-like 46 isoform X2 produces the protein MTLRHYHANSSKIATPPTLDLFENKHLQGLLSETKELLFSLSSSRSIMQSQRWIVMGIICATFIHFLMPVEPFPIADKITSLPGQPQVSFQQFAGYITVDEKQNRALFYYFVEAESQPASKPLVLWLNGGPGCSSVGAGALLEHGPFKVRGDNLVRNEYNWNKEANMLYLESPAGVGFSYSANKSFYTYVNDEITARDNLIFLQRWFVKYPKYRAKEFFITGESYAGHYVPQLAQLIVQSNLKINLKGIAVGNALLDFTIDFDSRDEYYWSHGLISDDNYQFLTKSCNGSAEIIRKAMNQEADTKCLVVYARVKQLTNTIDQYDVTADVCLSPVKSQMDMLYEPLLSKFQTLLPLHSKPNALNQQEADKKELVCGEGITEKYLNRKDVQKALHAQLVGINEWGLCRDSDFLQYDEKNREISIIGVIVSLVKSGIRVFIYRYGNNWRSRCSNPIYRVSDTSKSISKGDASENNCAIQSMVRGKTGWWMDTSIW, from the exons ATGACACTGCGTCACTACCACGCAAATAGTTCAAAAATAGCAACACCTCCAACTCTAGATCTATTTGAGAATAAGCACCTTCAAGGTCTTCTATCTGAAACTAAAGAGCTCTTATTCTCACTGTCTTCATCTCGCTCAATCATGCAGTCCCAGAGATGGATTGTCATGGGCATAATATGTGCCACTTTCATTCACTTTCTTATGCCAGTGGAACCTTTTCCCATAGCTGATAAAATCACGAGTCTGCCAGGGCAACCACAAGTCAGTTTCCAACAATTTGCAGGATACATCACAGTTGATGAAAAGCAAAACAGAGCtcttttttattactttgttGAAGCTGAATCACAGCCAGCTTCAAAGCCTCTTGTTCTCTGGCTAAATGGAG GGCCTGGTTGTTCATCTGTTGGAGCAGGAGCTTTGCTTGAGCATGGTCCCTTTAAAGTGAGGGGAGACAATCTGGTCAGGAATGAGTACAACTGGAATAAAG AAGCAAATATGTTGTATTTGGAGTCACCGGCAGGAGTTGGTTTCTCTTACTCGGCTAATAAATCATTCTACACCTATGTGAATGATGAGATAACAG CACGAGACAATCTTATATTTCTGCAACGCTGGTTTGTCAAATATCCAAAGTATCGggcaaaagaattttttatcaCAGGAGAGAGCTATGCAG GTCACTATGTACCCCAACTTGCCCAGCTAATTGTTCAGTCCAATTTAAAGATCAATTTGAAGGGGATAGCT GTGGGGAATGCTCTTCTGGATTTCACCATTGATTTCGACTCGCGAGACGAGTATTACTGGTCTCATGGATTGATATCAGATGACAATTATCAATTTCTCACTAAATCTTGTAATGGTTCAGCCGAGATCATAAGAAAAGCCATGAACCAAGAAGCTGATACTAAATGTCTTGTTGTATATGCCCGAGTCAAACAACTTACTAACACCATCGACCAATACGATGTCACCGCTGACGTTTGTCTATCACCTGTTAAGTCACAAATGGACATGCTATATGAACCCCTCTTAtctaaatttcaaactttgttACCTCTCCATTCAAAACCAAATGCTCTCAACCAGCAG GAAGCTGATAAGAAGGAACTTGTCTGTGGAGAAGGTATCACAGAAAAGTATTTAAACAGGAAAGACGTGCAGAAGGCTCTCCATGCCCAACTCGTTGGAATTAATGAATGGGGTCTCTGCCGAGA ctCCGATTTTCTACAATATGatgaaaaaaatagagagatatCTATAATTGGTGTCATAGTCTCACTTGTGAAGTCTGGCATTCGAGTCTTCATTTACAGGTATGGTAATAAT TGGAGATCAAGATGCAGCAATCCCATTTATCGGGTCTCGGACACTAGTAAATCAATTAGCAAAGGAGATGCGTCTGAAAACAACTGTGCCATACAGAGCATGGTTCGAGGGAAAACAG GTTGGTGGATGGACACAAGTATATGGTAA
- the LOC126693318 gene encoding serine carboxypeptidase-like 46 isoform X1 produces the protein MTLRHYHANSSKIATPPTLDLFENKHLQGLLSETKELLFSLSSSRSIMQSQRWIVMGIICATFIHFLMPVEPFPIADKITSLPGQPQVSFQQFAGYITVDEKQNRALFYYFVEAESQPASKPLVLWLNGGPGCSSVGAGALLEHGPFKVRGDNLVRNEYNWNKEANMLYLESPAGVGFSYSANKSFYTYVNDEITARDNLIFLQRWFVKYPKYRAKEFFITGESYAGHYVPQLAQLIVQSNLKINLKGIAVGNALLDFTIDFDSRDEYYWSHGLISDDNYQFLTKSCNGSAEIIRKAMNQEADTKCLVVYARVKQLTNTIDQYDVTADVCLSPVKSQMDMLYEPLLSKFQTLLPLHSKPNALNQQEADKKELVCGEGITEKYLNRKDVQKALHAQLVGINEWGLCRDSDFLQYDEKNREISIIGVIVSLVKSGIRVFIYSGDQDAAIPFIGSRTLVNQLAKEMRLKTTVPYRAWFEGKQVGGWTQVYGKTQLSFASIRGASHTAPSTQPARSFSLFKAFLAGKPLPNA, from the exons ATGACACTGCGTCACTACCACGCAAATAGTTCAAAAATAGCAACACCTCCAACTCTAGATCTATTTGAGAATAAGCACCTTCAAGGTCTTCTATCTGAAACTAAAGAGCTCTTATTCTCACTGTCTTCATCTCGCTCAATCATGCAGTCCCAGAGATGGATTGTCATGGGCATAATATGTGCCACTTTCATTCACTTTCTTATGCCAGTGGAACCTTTTCCCATAGCTGATAAAATCACGAGTCTGCCAGGGCAACCACAAGTCAGTTTCCAACAATTTGCAGGATACATCACAGTTGATGAAAAGCAAAACAGAGCtcttttttattactttgttGAAGCTGAATCACAGCCAGCTTCAAAGCCTCTTGTTCTCTGGCTAAATGGAG GGCCTGGTTGTTCATCTGTTGGAGCAGGAGCTTTGCTTGAGCATGGTCCCTTTAAAGTGAGGGGAGACAATCTGGTCAGGAATGAGTACAACTGGAATAAAG AAGCAAATATGTTGTATTTGGAGTCACCGGCAGGAGTTGGTTTCTCTTACTCGGCTAATAAATCATTCTACACCTATGTGAATGATGAGATAACAG CACGAGACAATCTTATATTTCTGCAACGCTGGTTTGTCAAATATCCAAAGTATCGggcaaaagaattttttatcaCAGGAGAGAGCTATGCAG GTCACTATGTACCCCAACTTGCCCAGCTAATTGTTCAGTCCAATTTAAAGATCAATTTGAAGGGGATAGCT GTGGGGAATGCTCTTCTGGATTTCACCATTGATTTCGACTCGCGAGACGAGTATTACTGGTCTCATGGATTGATATCAGATGACAATTATCAATTTCTCACTAAATCTTGTAATGGTTCAGCCGAGATCATAAGAAAAGCCATGAACCAAGAAGCTGATACTAAATGTCTTGTTGTATATGCCCGAGTCAAACAACTTACTAACACCATCGACCAATACGATGTCACCGCTGACGTTTGTCTATCACCTGTTAAGTCACAAATGGACATGCTATATGAACCCCTCTTAtctaaatttcaaactttgttACCTCTCCATTCAAAACCAAATGCTCTCAACCAGCAG GAAGCTGATAAGAAGGAACTTGTCTGTGGAGAAGGTATCACAGAAAAGTATTTAAACAGGAAAGACGTGCAGAAGGCTCTCCATGCCCAACTCGTTGGAATTAATGAATGGGGTCTCTGCCGAGA ctCCGATTTTCTACAATATGatgaaaaaaatagagagatatCTATAATTGGTGTCATAGTCTCACTTGTGAAGTCTGGCATTCGAGTCTTCATTTACAG TGGAGATCAAGATGCAGCAATCCCATTTATCGGGTCTCGGACACTAGTAAATCAATTAGCAAAGGAGATGCGTCTGAAAACAACTGTGCCATACAGAGCATGGTTCGAGGGAAAACAG GTTGGTGGATGGACACAAGTATATGGTAAAACCCAGCTATCTTTTGCCAGCATAAGAGGAGCTTCACACACAGCTCCGTCAACGCAACCAGCGAGATCATTTTCACTGTTTAAGGCATTTCTCGCTGGAAAACCACTGCCAAATGCTTGA